The Oncorhynchus nerka isolate Pitt River linkage group LG24, Oner_Uvic_2.0, whole genome shotgun sequence genome has a window encoding:
- the LOC115108619 gene encoding uncharacterized protein LOC115108619, with amino-acid sequence MFLCNTSAIKDWSYFLSQILPLINKTSGLVNQGIIDEAEVATTTMVTALEPDLSGISASHPPLNSNHTSGMEHVFQYSESDLLYTDNRTPARDSIPLPKAVLYLVCAALVVVAVVYAIVGHLVKDLVTEFVDCRLFGGCRVTNRSKSEINCITNSVNEMSEMSERPQLVEMNYITCNHSNCLGVTAQPEELIVTIDETLQLPRDTHTGT; translated from the exons ATGTTTCTATGCAACACAAGTGCAATCAAAGACTGGAGCTATTTCCTCTCTCAGATCCTGCCTCTGATCAACAAGACGTCTGGCTTGGTCAATCAGGGCATCATCGACGAAGCGGAGGTGGCGACCACCACCATGGTGACTGCTCTAGAGCCGGACCTGAGCGGGATAAGCGCCAGTCACCCACCGCTGAACTCTAATCACACCTCCGGGATGGAACATGTCTTTCAGTACTCGGAGAGTGACCTTCTGTATACGGACAACAGGACACCAGCCCGGGACTCCATCCCACTGCCCAAGGCCGTGCTCTACCTTGTTTGCGCGGCGCTAGTGGTGGTCGCGGTGGTATATGCCATAGTGGGACACCTGGTCAAGGATCTGGTTACTGAGTTTGTAG acTGCAGGTTGTTTGGTGGCTGCAGAGTGACCAACAGGAGTAAGAGTGAGATAAACTGTATCACCAACAGCGTGAACGAGATGAGTGAGATGAGCGAAAGGCCACAGTTGGTAGAGATGAACTACATTACTTGTAACCACAGTAACTGCCTGGGGGTGACTGCCCAACCAGAAGAACTCATAGTGACCATAGACGAGACGTTACAGCTGCCACGGGATACACACACTGGGACCTAA